The window tattattattagtattcattattattattattgaaagtaacatttttataaaagttatcatttttattattataactattattattaatactataggatgaaacaactttttatttattattatcaatattattatatcaaataactattagttatataaaaccatatttaatacatatgacataactatattaatattttattaataaatgtaatttattaggttattaataaaatacataattaaaataacaaattaaatcactaataatatataaatttgttcgattaccattacatgtgttaatatatatatatatatatatatatatataaatgatataggttcgtgaatctgaggccaacattgcatttgttcaatgccgtcatatgtatttttactacgaaatacagtatagtgagtttcatttgctcactttttaaatgcttttgtaatatatatatatttttgggactgagaatacacgcgcttttataaatactttacgaaatagacacaagtaatcgaaactacattctatggttgaatcgttataccggatatcacccttgttaaacttggtagcctaagaattggtgtttattataattgcccccaactgatgcgaatcctaaagatagatctatgggccttgacaagccccagtcagagaatttgaactgctttagtatttcaactttatatgtttggggatattctacatgcattttgttaatgtcagttaccaggtgttcaatccatatgaatgaattttaaacacttgcgagtgtatgattattgaataaataaatcttgtggtctattaaaattatggaaataattgtttatgataaactaatgaactcacaaacattttggttgacacttgaaagcatgtttattctcaggtattaaagaaatcttccgctttgcatttgctcatattagagatattacttggagtcattcatgacatatttcaaaaagacgttgcattcgagtcgtcgagttcatcaagattattactaagtcaattatagttgaatatattatgaaatggtatgcatgccgtcaactttcgatgtaataaaagtttgtctttaaaaacgaatgcaatggttgtaaaatgtatcatatagaggtcaagtacctcgcgatgtaaccaaatgtaatgtattcgtccagatggattaggacgggtcactacataatacaTTAGGGTTTGATGCAATATTTTGTTACTTTTTAGGTTTCATTTTCAATATCATCGTTAGGAGAGTATGACTATTTTTTATTTACGTTTTACTTCAAcaccaaatataattatttaaacaggTCATCTGcctcatatgaaatattatttgcATATCATTATGTTCATGATATTAAAATACTCATATTTTAAAACTCAAAATAcatattaacaaaaaaaaaaaagtgataCACTTATATAAAAAAATAGTCCTAACCAAAATATGACTAAACTTAGaattttctttttgtattttttaGCACTTATCAAAATTTACTAATATTCACCTATACTTAGAAGTAATTGAAACAATTTTGGGCTAATCATTTACATTCCTTAAATTCGAAGCCCAttttaataagttttgagcccagtATGAAATACGAGGATCCAATATAAGCCGTTTTTGttccttttttattttttttaggtatcACAAATATATCAAATCATTCATACGCCGATTGGCTCTTCATCTCCGATTCAGGTTCAtcatccgtatttatttattttatcataATTTATATGTTAATGTCTCTGTTAGATTATGAGTGTCGTTATACTTATCTGTAGTgttgataattataattaaaaatatttaaaagatGGGTACCCTAAAAATTATTAGTACCAACCATTAACATCGAGTCTGTAACTTTCTGTTATTTTGTTATGTAAACATTACTAATTTAATGTaaacttcattttatgtactttgttTCTGAACTTGCGTTACACATGACACTAAATTGATATCTACATAAACCTAAAAGTTTAAGTATCTGATACATATAGAATGCATTTTTACATTAAGTGGATACATTTACTTTAATGTATTCAATTTTtattgatttttaaaatttatatcaaATTAGCATGAAATCCCTAAAATTTAAATATTAACAACAAAATGTTAATGTTCAACTGGAATTCAAAGACTATGTTAGCTTCAAAAGTTCCAAAATCTTCTTTTATTACTATAGTTGAATATAATGCATCCACTACTCAGGTATGATTAAAATATATTgtactgctaaaatttaataaattcATTAACAAgattttatattatttagtttatctTGAAATAAATAAATTTTGTTGCTTGAAGGCTTTTCCTGCACACTGGGTTAAATATTATTACACAAATTCCACTCCTGAAGGACCAGTATATATTCGCACCCCCAATGGTTACTGTGCTGCTGTACACATTGATTGTGTTGGTGATAAACTTTGTTTTGGTTCTGGATGGTCCACAGTTATGGCAGACTTGTTGTTGGAACCAAATGACATCCTTTGTTTTACAGTCATTGACCAATACAATTTTGAGATTTTAATGTTTGGAAGAGATGACTGTCAAAAAAATGTTCCAGCGACGCAGGATCCTATGTTTGCCAAATGTTTTTCGGATGAAGATTGCAAAGAACTGGTAATTTTTTATGTACTTCAACTTTTAATAATgattatgtgtatgtatatgtatatataaagttatatcagttttgttttaaaatatatatcgtttaaatcatttatatatatatatatatgataattaatTTGTTATGTTAATTATGGAGAATTCCACCAAAATGGATTCAAAATCAGTCATCTAAATATCCAAATCAACATGTTATGTGGATAAACACGGATAGTGGTTTTCATCAAAGGGTTAGCATTACAACTAAAGGAAAGAAAGTATCTTTTACTTATGGTTTGTCCTACATTATTCAACAA of the Rutidosis leptorrhynchoides isolate AG116_Rl617_1_P2 chromosome 5, CSIRO_AGI_Rlap_v1, whole genome shotgun sequence genome contains:
- the LOC139850389 gene encoding uncharacterized protein isoform X1, with translation MLASKVPKSSFITIVEYNASTTQAFPAHWVKYYYTNSTPEGPVYIRTPNGYCAAVHIDCVGDKLCFGSGWSTVMADLLLEPNDILCFTVIDQYNFEILMFGRDDCQKNVPATQDPMFAKCFSDEDCKELRIPADLYSLPVFSNRSIVNVINLDGSSYQWKFIAEGNKKKKVCYFSWMELLSTKK